The following is a genomic window from Devosia neptuniae.
ATTACATGGACGAGGCGGTGCAGTGCGATTTCATCACCTATATCGCCTATGGCAAGAAGCTGATCGACGGGCCGGCCGCCGACATTCCCAAAATGGTGGGGCTGACCACCTGGCGCGCGGAGGGGCCGGACCTCGCCGCGCTGGAGGCCGAGCTTACCGGGCAGCCTGGCGTGCTGCAGATTGCGCGGTTCGGTTCGACCCTGCATGTCTCGGGCACTGATGCGGCAGCGCTGGAAAACACGGTGCGGCAACACGAGGCCAAGGGTCGCTATCGCTGGAGCCTGCAGGCGGCGGGGCTTGAGGAAGCGTTCATTTACCTCATGACGGGGGCGCGCGATAATTTCGCGCGGGATGCGGCATGAACCGGTTTTTCTCGCTGTCGCGCTTTGGCGCGGTGCTGCTCAAGGAATTCATCCAGATGCGGCGCGACCGCGTCACCTTTGCCATGATGATCGGCCTGCCCATCATTCAATTGCTGCTGTTCGGCTTTGCCATCAATACCGATCCGCGCCATCTGCCGACGCTGGTCGAAGTCAATGATGACGGTCCCTTGGTGCGCGCGGTGCTGGCGGGGATGCAGACGTCGGGTTATTTCGATTTTGAAGGCGTGGTGCATGGTCCCAGCGAAGGCGAAGACGCGCTACGGCGCGGCAGCGCCAATTTCGTCGTGGTCATTCCCGCTCATTTCGAGCGCGATGTGATCCGTCGGCGGCGGCCCGATATTCTGGTGGCTGCCGATGCGGCGGACCCGTCGGCGGTGGGCGGCGCGACGGCGGCGCTGAGCGGGATCATTGCGGGCGCGATGAGCCAGACGCTGACCGGGCCGCTGGCCCAGGCGGCGGGGGCCCCTGCCCCGTTCGGCGTCATCGTACACCGCGCCTATAACCCCGAGGGCAAGACCTCGACCAATATCGTGCCGGGGCTGCTCGCCATCATCCTCTCAATGACCATGGTGATGATCACTGCGGTGGCGATCGTCAAAGAGCGCGAGCGCGGCACGATGGAAATGCTGATCTCGACGCCGGTGCGGCCATTCGAAGTGATGCTGGGCAAAATCCTGCCCTATGTGCTGGTGGGCTATGTGCAGACCGCGGTGTTCCTCGTGGCCGCGTTTGCGCTGTTCGGCGTACCGTTCGAGGGCACGTTCATGGCCTTCTTCATCGGCTTCAATCTGTTCATCCTTGGCAATCTGGCGCTGGGCTTTCTGATCTCGACGCTGGCGCGCAATCAGATGCAGGCCATGCAACTGAGCCTTTTCACCATCCTGCCCTCGATCCTGCTGAGTGGCTTCATGTTTCCCTTTGCCGGCATGCCGGGCTGGGCACAAAGCATCGGTGTCGCCGTGCCGGCGACACACTTCATGCGGCTGGTGCGTATGGTGATGCTGAAAGGGGCCGATAGCTGGGATCTGGGCAGCGAGTTTTTCGCGCTGGCGGTGATCGTCGGCGTGATCTCGGTGGTGGCGATGATGCGCTATCGGCAGACGCTGGATTAGAGCCCCTGCATCCAGCCGATAATGGCGCCGGTGGGATCGCTCAGTACGCAAAGGCGTCCGATGCCGGGCACGTCATGGGGACCGCGAATTACGCTGGCCCCGTGCTCCACGGCAATGGCGAACCGGCGGTCGATATCGTTCACTTCGACAAAGCCCAGCCAATAGGATTGTGGGCCAGCCAGATAGCCTTGGTTCAAGGTACCAAGACCGCCGACCATTTCATCGCCCGAGCGGATGACGAAATAGGGTTCGCCGGCCAGATCGTAATTCTCGTAGGTCCAGTCCAGCGTCGCGGTGAAGAAGGCCTTGGCCTTCTCCACATCCGTAGTCAGCAGGTCATGCCAGGCGAATAACCCGTGCGGCCTGCTCATGGCGCTAGCCGGCGAGGCGTTCGATTTCGGCGCCGCAACGGCTCAGCTTGTCTTCAAGCCGCTCGAAGCCGCGGTCGAGGTGATAGATCCGATTGACCACGGTTTCACCCTTGGCGGCGAGGCCGGCAATGACCAGTGAGACCGAGGCGCGCAAATCGGTTGCCATCACCTGGGCGCCCTTGAGCTGGGACTTGCCGGTGACCGTGGCGACCTGGCCATCAACGGTGATATCGGCGCCGAAGCGGGCCAGTTCGGCCACATGCATGTAGCGATTTTCGAAAATGGTTTCGCGGATCTGGCTGGTGCCTGAGCTCATGGTCATCAGCGCCATGAACTGGGCCTGCAGGTCCGTGGGGAAACCGGGGAAGGGATCGGTTTCGATATCGACCGGCTGGATGCCATTGCCATTGCGATAGACGCGCAGGCCATCGGCCTCGGGGGTGATCACCGTGCCGGTCCGGCCCAAAATGTCGAGGGCGGCTTCCAGATGCTCGGCGCGGGCGCCCTTGAGCAGCACATTGCCGCCGGTCATGGCGGTGGCCATGGCGAAG
Proteins encoded in this region:
- a CDS encoding ABC transporter permease; the protein is MNRFFSLSRFGAVLLKEFIQMRRDRVTFAMMIGLPIIQLLLFGFAINTDPRHLPTLVEVNDDGPLVRAVLAGMQTSGYFDFEGVVHGPSEGEDALRRGSANFVVVIPAHFERDVIRRRRPDILVAADAADPSAVGGATAALSGIIAGAMSQTLTGPLAQAAGAPAPFGVIVHRAYNPEGKTSTNIVPGLLAIILSMTMVMITAVAIVKERERGTMEMLISTPVRPFEVMLGKILPYVLVGYVQTAVFLVAAFALFGVPFEGTFMAFFIGFNLFILGNLALGFLISTLARNQMQAMQLSLFTILPSILLSGFMFPFAGMPGWAQSIGVAVPATHFMRLVRMVMLKGADSWDLGSEFFALAVIVGVISVVAMMRYRQTLD
- a CDS encoding VOC family protein; this encodes MSRPHGLFAWHDLLTTDVEKAKAFFTATLDWTYENYDLAGEPYFVIRSGDEMVGGLGTLNQGYLAGPQSYWLGFVEVNDIDRRFAIAVEHGASVIRGPHDVPGIGRLCVLSDPTGAIIGWMQGL